A portion of the Deinococcus sedimenti genome contains these proteins:
- a CDS encoding GNAT family N-acetyltransferase: MLERSLTWVTAYHAGQLVGFVNVAWDGGVHAFLLDATVHPDWQRRGIGTRLVQEAVRATRESADVAWLHVDHEPHLNHFYAACSFTPTHAGLLPLRS, encoded by the coding sequence GTGCTGGAGCGCAGTCTGACCTGGGTCACCGCGTACCACGCGGGGCAGCTGGTGGGGTTCGTGAACGTCGCCTGGGACGGCGGCGTGCACGCCTTCCTGCTGGACGCGACCGTGCATCCGGACTGGCAGCGGCGCGGCATCGGCACGCGGCTGGTTCAGGAAGCCGTCCGCGCCACGCGGGAATCTGCGGACGTGGCGTGGCTCCACGTGGACCACGAGCCCCATCTGAACCATTTCTACGCCGCGTGTAGCTTCACACCCACGCACGCCGGACTGCTGCCGCTGCGGTCATGA
- a CDS encoding glycine C-acetyltransferase: MATSLSDRLTAELSGLRESGLLIHPRVLDSANRARTRVDGREVVNLASNNYLGFADHPALKARAAEYLETWGVGAGAVRTIAGTLRIHEELEEQIARFKHTGSALVLHSGFTTNQGVLGALLREGDLVVSDELNHASIIDGLRLTKATKKVFKHADPDDLERLLKEHDTDGLKLVVTDGVFSMDGDVAPLDRLVAVARKYGAVTYVDDAHGSGVMGEAGRGTVHHFGFEYADDVIQVGTLSKAWGGVGGYAAGHGDLRQLLINRARPYLFSTAQAPATVGALAAALDEVQRDPTLMERLWANTRYFKAELQGLGFDIFGSTTPITPVIFGEAPAAFEASRLLFDRGVFAVGLGFPTVPKGLARIRNIVTAEHTREDLDHALQAYAEVGRTLGIIS; the protein is encoded by the coding sequence ATGGCCACTTCCCTGTCTGACCGTCTGACTGCCGAGCTGTCCGGCCTGCGTGAGAGCGGGCTGCTGATTCATCCGCGCGTGCTGGACAGCGCGAACCGCGCCCGGACGCGCGTGGATGGGCGTGAGGTGGTGAACCTCGCGAGCAACAACTACCTGGGCTTCGCGGATCACCCGGCCCTGAAGGCGCGCGCCGCCGAGTACCTGGAGACCTGGGGCGTGGGGGCGGGCGCGGTGCGGACCATCGCGGGGACGCTGCGCATTCACGAGGAGCTGGAGGAGCAGATCGCGCGGTTCAAGCACACGGGGAGCGCGCTGGTGCTGCACAGTGGGTTCACGACGAACCAGGGGGTGCTGGGCGCCCTGCTGCGCGAGGGCGATCTGGTCGTCAGCGACGAGCTGAACCACGCGAGCATCATCGACGGGCTGCGCCTGACGAAGGCCACGAAGAAGGTGTTCAAACACGCGGACCCAGATGATCTGGAGCGGCTGCTGAAAGAGCACGATACGGACGGCCTGAAACTGGTCGTCACGGACGGCGTGTTCTCCATGGATGGGGACGTGGCGCCGCTGGACCGGCTCGTGGCGGTCGCGCGGAAGTACGGCGCGGTGACGTACGTGGACGACGCGCACGGTAGCGGCGTGATGGGCGAAGCGGGGCGCGGCACGGTGCATCACTTCGGCTTCGAGTACGCCGACGACGTGATCCAGGTGGGGACGCTCAGCAAGGCGTGGGGCGGCGTGGGCGGGTACGCCGCCGGGCACGGGGACCTGCGGCAGCTGCTGATCAACCGCGCCCGCCCGTACCTGTTCAGCACCGCGCAGGCCCCCGCGACGGTGGGTGCGCTGGCCGCCGCACTGGACGAGGTGCAGCGCGACCCGACCCTGATGGAGCGCCTGTGGGCGAACACCCGGTACTTCAAGGCGGAGTTGCAGGGCCTGGGCTTCGACATCTTCGGCAGCACCACGCCGATCACGCCCGTCATCTTCGGGGAGGCTCCGGCAGCGTTTGAGGCGAGCCGCCTGCTGTTCGACCGGGGCGTGTTCGCGGTGGGTCTGGGCTTCCCGACCGTCCCCAAGGGGCTGGCCCGCATCCGGAACATCGTGACGGCCGAGCACACCCGCGAGGACTTGGATCACGCCCTGCAGGCGTACGCCGAGGTGGGGCGCACGCTGGGCATCATCTCCTGA